The window TCTTGGTACTCGGCAGATGCAGGTGCTATTGAAGTTCGTTTCCTTCGTTTGAACACAGCGTAGGCAGCAGAGCTATTAAATATGTTAGCATTGTATGATTAAAGGTGATAAGCGCAGCTCGTTGAGGATAGCAACTTACCTTCTCGTAGCcctgcttcttccacttggCGATTAGCATCGCATCGGCATAGCCATTCTTGAGAAGCCATTCATAAAGCTGTTTGCTGATGGCCTCCTTCTCGTAATATAGGTCGTATACGTAGCGGCTTCTCTGGTGCGCAATCTGGAAAATCTCCCACTGCGCCATGTGCTTTGGgccgggaggaggaggcttgTTCTGcgcat of the Trichoderma breve strain T069 chromosome 4, whole genome shotgun sequence genome contains:
- a CDS encoding g10 protein domain-containing protein, which produces MPAIRHSSKRKPPPEGFSDIEDDLLIFANKMKDAQNKPPPPGPKHMAQWEIFQIAHQRSRYVYDLYYEKEAISKQLYEWLLKNGYADAMLIAKWKKQGYEKLCCLRCVQTKETNFNSTCICRVPRAQLKEDSDMQCVSCGCRGCASSD